One genomic segment of Planctomycetia bacterium includes these proteins:
- a CDS encoding tyrosine-type recombinase/integrase, which yields MNSLIAIDNNQSPASLIGPIPACLDRAGPAASFAWEELFLGKLRNPHTRAAYLLAVRRFLAWCDARNAEIARISPGMVGMYFDGLTFSIPTKKLHLAAIRSFFDVLVQRHVVVLNPALSVRTERYSAIEGKTPEISVEQCRVLLRSISICSVIDLRDQAVIAVLIYTAARAGAVAKLRIADLIPDGSKLVLRFAEKGGKARAIPVRHDLQQFLQDYVFAGGLGAAPMESPMFRTAAGRLRQLSSAGMSGVDICRMVNRRLQAAGLPTLISPHSFRSCAATDLLLQNVPLDDVQSYCLLGLRYTSC from the coding sequence ATGAATTCTTTAATAGCGATCGATAACAATCAAAGTCCCGCGTCTCTAATTGGACCAATCCCGGCTTGCCTCGACCGCGCTGGACCAGCCGCGTCGTTCGCGTGGGAGGAGCTCTTCCTCGGCAAACTCCGCAATCCTCACACGCGCGCGGCCTACCTGCTGGCGGTGCGACGATTCCTCGCTTGGTGCGACGCCCGAAACGCAGAAATCGCCCGCATTTCACCGGGGATGGTCGGGATGTACTTCGACGGCTTGACCTTCAGCATCCCCACAAAAAAGCTCCATTTGGCCGCGATTCGGTCGTTCTTCGACGTGCTCGTTCAACGGCACGTCGTGGTCCTCAACCCGGCGCTCTCGGTCCGCACCGAACGCTACTCGGCGATCGAGGGCAAGACGCCCGAAATCTCCGTCGAGCAATGCCGCGTCCTCCTGCGATCGATCTCGATCTGTTCCGTCATCGACCTCCGTGACCAAGCGGTGATCGCCGTTTTGATTTACACTGCCGCACGTGCCGGCGCCGTTGCCAAGCTGCGGATCGCTGACCTCATTCCCGACGGCTCGAAACTCGTCCTGAGGTTCGCCGAAAAAGGGGGCAAGGCCCGTGCGATCCCCGTGCGACACGACTTGCAGCAGTTCTTGCAGGATTATGTCTTTGCCGGCGGATTGGGCGCTGCACCGATGGAGAGCCCGATGTTCCGCACTGCCGCCGGCCGCCTCCGACAGCTTTCTAGCGCAGGCATGAGTGGCGTGGACATCTGCCGCATGGTCAATCGCCGACTTCAGGCTGCTGGACTACCGACGCTGATTTCGCCCCACTCATTCCGCAGCTGCGCGGCTACCGACTTGCTGCTCCAGAACGTGCCCCTCGACGATGTTCAGTCATACTGCCTCCTTGGATTGCGGTACACGTCCTGTTGA